In Trueperaceae bacterium, the genomic stretch CCAGATGAGGACCAGCGGGACGAGCGCGACGGTCGGGAGGGCGTACAACCCCGAGAAGTACGGGCTCAGGGTGCGGTCGAGCCAGCGGTAGCGGCCGACGACGAGGCCCAGGAACACCCCGAGCGCCAGCGCGGTCGAAAAGCCGATGACGAGCAGGCGCAGGCTCTCGAAGAGGGCGGCGGGCAGCGGCCCGAAGAGGATGTCGACGAAGGCGGCGACGACGGCCGAGAACGGCGGCAGGACGTCGGGGTTGCCGAACCGCCCGCCGGCCTCCCAGGCCCCGAAGACGACGAGCGCGAAGACGAGGTGCTTCACGTAGCGCATGGCCGCCTCAGACCGCCGCCCGTGCAGCCTGCATCTCGTCCGCCTCGTGCCGCACGATGCCCTCGCGCAACATCTCCCAAATCTCGTGGCGGACGCGAGCGAACTCCGGTTCGGCGCGCACGTCGTACTCCCAGCGTCGGCGGGGGAGCGGGACGTCGACGACCGCCTGGACGGTGCCGGGCTGGCCGGTCAGGACCACGACCCTGTCGGCGAGCAGGACCGCCTCATCGAGATCGTGCGTGATGAACATGACCGACTTCTTGGTTTCGGACCACAGCTTGAGCAGTTCCTCCTGCATCAACTCGCGCGTCTGGGCGTCGATCGCCCCGAACGGCTCGTCCATCAACAGGATCTCCGGGTCGGCGGTCAACGCTCGGGCGAGCCCGACGCGCTGCTGCATGCCGCCCGACAGCTGGTGGGGGTGGGCATCCTCGAACCCCTCGAGGCCCACCTTCGCGATGTTGGCGCGGGCGAGGCGGTCGGCTTCGGAGGCGGCCGTATCGCGGATGTCGAGGGGGAAGCGGACGTTGTCGAGGACGGTCTTCCACGGGAACAGGCCGAACGTCTGGAAGACGACCGCCCGGTCGTCGCCGGGGCCGGTGACCGGCCGGCCGTCGATGGCGATGGTGCCGTCGGTGGGGGTGGACAGCCCGGCGACGATCTTGAGGAGCGTCGTCTTCCCCGAGCCGCTCGGTCCGATGACGGACACGAACTCGTGGTCGGCGACGTCCAGATCGATACCTCCGAGGGCGAGCAGCTCGCTGCGTACGCCGCCCCGGCGGATGTGGAAGACCTTTCGGATGCCTCGGATCGACAGCTTGACGTTCTTCGAATCGCTCACGGTGTCCCCTCCAGAACGGTGTGAAGACGGCGTCGCGCTCAGCCGGCGACGACGGTGTTGCGCAGGGCCCCGAGCCCGTCGATGCGAACCTCGACGACGTCCCCGGGATGCAATGGACAGAAGCCGGGCGGCGTCCCGGTGAGGACCAGGTCGCCCGGTTGCAGCGTGAGGGAGGCGGTCACGATCTCCAGGACCTCCCCGAGCTTGAACGTGAGGTCGGCGGTGGAGGCGTCCTGCTTGACCTCGCCGTTGACGAGGGTCTGCAGCGCACGCGTCTCGGGGTCGGCGTAGTCGGTGTCGATCCAGGGCCCCACGGGACAGAAGGTGTCGGAGCTCTTGGCCCGCCACCACTGGGTGTCGGCGAGCTGCCAGTCGCGGGCGGTGAGGTCGTTGGCGATGGTGAAACCGAGGACGTAGTCGCGCCAATCGGCGGCGGCCACCTTGCGTGCGGTCGCGCCGATGACGAGGGCGAGCTCCCCTTCGAACTCGAAGCGCTGGCCGGCGGGGGCGACGACGTCGGCGTCGGGACCGACGATCGTGTTGGCCGCCTTGAGGAAGACGTTGGGGATCTCGGGCCGCTCGAGCCCCTTGGCGGCGAGGAGTTCGTCGTAGTTGTTCCCGACGCACACGATCGTGGTGGGTTCGACGGGAGCGAGCAGGGTCGCCTCGGCGAGCGGCCCGACGACGGCGCCGCGCCGCAGGGCGCCGGGCGCGCCCTCCGCGGCGTACAGCGTGTCGCCCTCGATGAGGCCGTGACGGGGACCTTCGGGGCTGGCGTAGCGGACGATGCGCATGGCGTTACTCCTTTTCGGGGGCGGCTTCGGCGGCCGGGTCGGCGTCGAGGCGTT encodes the following:
- a CDS encoding ABC transporter ATP-binding protein, whose amino-acid sequence is MSDSKNVKLSIRGIRKVFHIRRGGVRSELLALGGIDLDVADHEFVSVIGPSGSGKTTLLKIVAGLSTPTDGTIAIDGRPVTGPGDDRAVVFQTFGLFPWKTVLDNVRFPLDIRDTAASEADRLARANIAKVGLEGFEDAHPHQLSGGMQQRVGLARALTADPEILLMDEPFGAIDAQTRELMQEELLKLWSETKKSVMFITHDLDEAVLLADRVVVLTGQPGTVQAVVDVPLPRRRWEYDVRAEPEFARVRHEIWEMLREGIVRHEADEMQAARAAV
- a CDS encoding fumarylacetoacetate hydrolase family protein, which translates into the protein MRIVRYASPEGPRHGLIEGDTLYAAEGAPGALRRGAVVGPLAEATLLAPVEPTTIVCVGNNYDELLAAKGLERPEIPNVFLKAANTIVGPDADVVAPAGQRFEFEGELALVIGATARKVAAADWRDYVLGFTIANDLTARDWQLADTQWWRAKSSDTFCPVGPWIDTDYADPETRALQTLVNGEVKQDASTADLTFKLGEVLEIVTASLTLQPGDLVLTGTPPGFCPLHPGDVVEVRIDGLGALRNTVVAG